Proteins from a genomic interval of Stigmatopora nigra isolate UIUO_SnigA chromosome 19, RoL_Snig_1.1, whole genome shotgun sequence:
- the LOC144212640 gene encoding dynein light chain 2, cytoplasmic-like — MSDKKAVIKNADMSEEMQQDAVDCAMQAMEKYNIEKDIAAYVKKEFDKKYNPTWHCIVGRNFGSYVTHETKHFIYFYLGQVAILLFKSG, encoded by the exons ATGTCTGACAAGAAGGCTGTAATCAAGAATGCGGACATGTCCGAAGAAATGCAGCAGGATGCTGTGGACTGCGCGATGCAGGCTATGGAAAAGTATAACATCGAGAAGGACATTGCTGCCTATGTCAAAAAA GAGTTTGACAAGAAATACAACCCCACATGGCACTGCATTGTGGGCCGCAACTTTGGCAGCTACGTGACGCACGAGACCAAGCACTTCATCTACTTCTACCTCGGCCAGGTGGCCATCCTACTCTTCAAATCTGGCTGA